One Cupriavidus pauculus genomic window, GAAGCTGATGCTGCATGAACTGCGCGCGGCACGCGAGAGCGTGCGCGAAGACCGCCTGCCGCCCGCGTTCAAGATGCTGACGCGCGTGTCGCGCATCATGGACCAGCTCGTCCAGGCGTGGAACGTGCTGGCCACGATGACGCCGCCTGAATACTCGGCCATGCGGCCGTACCTCGGCGCATCGTCCGGGTTCCAGTCGTATCAGTATCGCGAGATCGAATTCATCCTCGGCAACAAGAACGCGGCCATGCTGCGGCCGCATGCGCATCGGGCGGAGCACCTCGCGCTGGTCGAGACCGCGCTGCGCACGCCCTCGCTGTACGACGAGGCCATTCGCCTGATGGCACGGCGCGGCTTTGCGATCGACGCGGCATGCCTCGAGCGCGACTGGTCGCAACCGGCGGGCGACAACGCGTCGGTGGAGGCGGCGTGGCTGCAGGTCTATCGCGACCCGTCCGCGCACTGGGATCTCTACGAGCTCGGCGAAAAATTCGTGGATCTCGAGGATGCGTTCCGCCAATGGCGCTTCCGCCATGTGACGACGGTCGAACGCGTGATCGGCTTCAAGCGCGGCACCGGCGGCACCGAAGGCGTCGGCTATCTGCGCAAGATGCTCGACGTGGTCCTGTTTCCGGAACTGTGGAAGCTGCGCACCGATCTCTGAGCCCCCGGCTCAGCCCGTGGCCTCCGACAGCCGCGCCGCCAGCGCGCGCAGCGCCGGCGCGAGCTTGTCATGGAAGTCCTGTTCAGGCACCGCGCCATACGATGCGCTGCAGCTGAGCATATGGATCTCGCGTTCACCAATCGGCCGGAACGCGACCGCACAGGCGTGGATCGCCGGATGCCAGTCCCGGAACGACGCCGAGTACCCGAGGCGCTCGGCCGCTTCGAGTGCCACACGCATCGGCGCCTCCTGCTGACGCCATTGCTCGGGATAGGCCTGCGCGAATTCCGCGATCACGCGCTCGCGCCGCGCCGAGGGCAACGCCGCCAGGTACGCGCGCCCCATCGAGCTCGAAACCAGCGACAGCCGCGACCCCACCCCGAGACCGAGCATCACGCCCGCGTCGTTACGAATCGACTCGAGGTAGATGACCTCGAGCCGGTCGCGCTTGCCCAGCGACACCGACACCCCATGCGACTGCGCGAACGCGAGCATATGCGGGCGCGCCAGCGCCACGACATTCGACGCCGACAGATACGAGAACCCTAGCGCGAGCACGCCGGCGTCGAGCGCGTACTTGCCGAGC contains:
- the kynA gene encoding tryptophan 2,3-dioxygenase, with the translated sequence MSTTSGCPFSGKTTTGEGDWHGAQMDFARDMSYGDYLGLDQILDAQHPRSPDHNEMLFIVQHQTTELWMKLMLHELRAARESVREDRLPPAFKMLTRVSRIMDQLVQAWNVLATMTPPEYSAMRPYLGASSGFQSYQYREIEFILGNKNAAMLRPHAHRAEHLALVETALRTPSLYDEAIRLMARRGFAIDAACLERDWSQPAGDNASVEAAWLQVYRDPSAHWDLYELGEKFVDLEDAFRQWRFRHVTTVERVIGFKRGTGGTEGVGYLRKMLDVVLFPELWKLRTDL
- a CDS encoding IclR family transcriptional regulator, which encodes MADVPIPQTSDVVADTVPDSAPDSAPDSAAGERASDPNFVTALARGLELLRCFRTGEAMLGNQDFVRRTGFPKATVSRLAGTLVQLGYLRYDASLGKYALDAGVLALGFSYLSASNVVALARPHMLAFAQSHGVSVSLGKRDRLEVIYLESIRNDAGVMLGLGVGSRLSLVSSSMGRAYLAALPSARRERVIAEFAQAYPEQWRQQEAPMRVALEAAERLGYSASFRDWHPAIHACAVAFRPIGEREIHMLSCSASYGAVPEQDFHDKLAPALRALAARLSEATG